A genomic stretch from Juglans microcarpa x Juglans regia isolate MS1-56 chromosome 3S, Jm3101_v1.0, whole genome shotgun sequence includes:
- the LOC121257852 gene encoding uncharacterized protein LOC121257852, translating into MPLTRFSADAFGVVTICLVAFLIVLGLLCIIYSVYFRSRIRSSGCIQLSYFSGPWIIRITFILFAIWWGFGEVIRLSLSRRALNLKWQETVCKGYIVSNLGFAEPCLFLTLVFLLRAPLQKTQLGILNGRWNGKTAGYVLLCCLPVFTLQLFVILIGPQLNKDKSYLRKLPHYFLSTAATSRTGRTDDMALCTYPLLSTIFLGIFAMILTAYLFWLGSRILKLVINKSLQKRVYTLVFSVSSFLPLRVLFLGLSVLSKPEHFLFETLVLLAFLALLCCAGLCICMLVYYPVADSLALGNLQDIEARRVDDDHNDGISLIANHSHPEESSQVSPSRNSDASTKRGSISFRTFEKDGTSTGAFVELSLFSHSRDATPLGSPPHPGWPMRASVQVPAP; encoded by the coding sequence ATGCCCCTGACGAGATTTTCTGCCGATGCATTCGGTGTGGTGACAATTTGTCTAGTTGCATTCTTAATTGTACTTGGTTTGCTCTGCATTATTTACTCGGTCTACTTCCGGTCTCGTATTCGTAGCTCAGGTTGTATTCAACTCAGTTACTTTAGTGGTCCTTGGATCATCCGGATTACATTCATCTTGTTTGCAATTTGGTGGGGTTTTGGTGAGGTGATACGGCTAAGTTTGTCGAGACGTGCTCTTAACTTGAAATGGCAGGAAACTGTTTGCAAAGGCTACATCGTCTCAAATCTGGGGTTTGCAGAACCTTGCCTCTTTCTCACCCTCGTGTTTCTCCTGCGAGCACCCTTGCAGAAGACACAGTTGGGAATTCTAAACGGAAGATGGAATGGGAAAACAGCAGGTTATGTTCTTCTCTGCTGCCTTCCTGTGTTCACTCTTCAGctctttgttattttaattggaCCCCAGTTAAACAAGGATAAGAGTTACCTGAGAAAGCTGCCCCATTACTTTTTGAGTACGGCTGCCACTTCTAGGACGGGAAGAACTGATGATATGGCCCTCTGCACTTACCCCTTACTGAGTACCATATTCCTAGGGATTTTTGCCATGATCCTCACTGCCTACTTGTTTTGGCTTGGAAGTCGGATATTGAAATTGGTCATCAATAAGAGTTTGCAGAAGAGAGTTTACACATTGGTATTCTCCGTTTCAAGTTTCCTACCATTGAGGGTTCTTTTCCTTGGTTTATCTGTTTTGTCTAAACCAGAGCATTTTCTGTTTGAAACTCTTGTTTTGCTGGCTTTTCTTGCCCTTTTATGTTGTGCCGGGCTGTGTATATGCATGCTTGTGTACTACCCAGTTGCAGATTCTTTAGCCCTGGGAAATCTACAGGACATAGAGGCTAGGAGGGTTGATGATGATCACAATGATGGCATCTCTCTTATCGCTAACCATAGCCATCCTGAAGAAAGCAGTCAAGTTAGTCCAAGTAGAAATTCTGATGCGTCAACAAAGCGGGGATCGATATCTTTCCGGACTTTTGAGAAAGATGGGACTTCAACAGGGGCATTCGTAGAGCTGAGTCTGTTCTCTCATAGTAGGGATGCAACCCCACTAGGATCGCCTCCACATCCTGGCTGGCCAATGCGTGCTTCTGTACAAGTTCCTGCACCCTAA
- the LOC121258870 gene encoding glucuronoxylan 4-O-methyltransferase 1-like, which produces MRPKSHPFANLKFLLLGVFIAFFLFFLLRSCFPTSNQSEFLISSNFITNVSGSVTKDATATECSTCTKIPPTLAQVLIHYSTSTITPQQTFKEISVTARILEKKSPCNFLVFGLGHDSLMWAELNYGGRTIFIEEDEAWIQQIRRRFPTLESYHLTYDSKVKQANQLIDVGKGPECTALGDPRYSICQLALKGLPAEVYETKWDLIMVDAPTGYYDEAPGRMTAIYTAGMMARNRVDGYQTDVFVHDVNREVEDKFSKAFLCDGYMRKQVGRLRHFSIPSHRDGLDRPFCPE; this is translated from the coding sequence ATGAGGCCTAAATCCCATCCATTCGCCAACCTTAAGTTCCTGCTTCTTGGTGTATTTAttgctttcttcctcttctttctgcTAAGATCATGTTTCCCAACTTCCAACCAAAGCGAGTTCCtcatttcatcaaatttcataactAATGTTTCAGGTAGTGTAACCAAAGATGCAACGGCAACAGAGTGCTCAACTTGCACCAAGATCCCACCCACCCTAGCCCAAGTACTCATTCACTACTCAACCTCAACCATCACCCCGCAACAAACATTCAAAGAGATCTCAGTGACAGCaagaattttagaaaagaaatcaCCATGCAATTTCTTAGTCTTTGGCCTAGGCCATGATAGCCTAATGTGGGCAGAACTCAACTATGGTGGCCGTACAATTTTCATCGAGGAAGACGAGGCATGGATACAGCAAATCAGACGCCGGTTTCCCACGCTGGAGTCGTATCATCTGACATACGATAGCAAGGTGAAGCAGGCGAATCAACTCATCGATGTTGGCAAGGGACCTGAGTGCACAGCACTTGGGGATCCAAGATACTCAATCTGTCAACTCGCCCTGAAAGGTTTGCCTGCTGAAGTTTATGAAACAAAATGGGATCTGATTATGGTTGATGCACCCACAGGTTATTATGATGAGGCTCCGGGAAGGATGACTGCTATATATACAGCCGGGATGATGGCAAGGAATAGGGTGGATGGATATCAAACTGATGTGTTTGTGCATGATGTGAATAGGGAGGTGGAGGATAAGTTCTCCAAGGCATTTCTCTGCGATGGGTACATGAGGAAACAAGTGGGCAGGTTAAGGCACTTCTCTATTCCCAGCCACAGAGATGGCTTGGACAGGCCGTTTTGCCCAGAATAA
- the LOC121257741 gene encoding ras-related protein RABA2a: MARRADEEYDYLFKVVLIGDSGVGKSNLLSRFTRNEFCLESKSTIGVEFATRTLQVEGKTVKAQIWDTAGQERYRAITSAYYRGALGALLVYDVTKPTTFENVSRWLKELRDHADSNIVIMLIGNKTDLKHLRAVATEDAQGYAEKEGLSFIETSALEATNVEKAFQTILAEIYRIISKKSLSSDEPAPANIKEGKTIVVGGSESPTKKPCCSSS, translated from the exons ATGGCGAGGAGAGCGGACGAGGAATACGATTACTTGTTCAAGGTGGTATTAATCGGTGATTCGGGGGTTGGTAAATCGAACCTCCTATCCCGATTCACTCGCAACGAGTTCTGCTTGGAATCCAAGTCCACAATTGGCGTCGAATTCGCCACCCGTACCCTCCAg GTTGAGGGAAAAACTGTGAAAGCTCAGATATGGGATACAGCAGGACAGGAGCGGTACCGGGCGATAACAAGTGCCTACTATAGGGGTGCCCTTGGAGCACTTCTTGTGTATGATGTTACAAAACCAACAACCTTTGAAAATGTGAGCCGGTGGCTGAAGGAATTAAGGGATCATGCGGACTCCAACATTGTCATCATGCTCATTGGGAACAAGACTGATCTGAAGCATCTTCGAGCAGTTGCAACAGAGGATGCTCAGGGTTATGCTGAAAAAGAAGGCCTTTCATTTATTGAAACATCTGCTCTTGAAGCAACAAATGTCGAGAAGGCTTTCCAGACAATTCTCGCTGAGATATACCGGATAATTAGTAAGAAGTCGCTTTCTTCAGATGAGCCAGCACCTGCGAACATCAAAGAAGGGAAGACTATTGTAGTTGGGGGATCGGAGTCCCCTACCAAGAAGCCTTGCTGCTCTTCATCATGA
- the LOC121257742 gene encoding ras-related protein RABD1: MSNDYDYLFKLLLIGDSSVGKSCLLLRFADDSYVDSYISTIGVDFKIRTVELDGKTIKLQIWDTAGQERFRTITSSYYRGAHGIIIVYDVTEMESFNNVKQWLNEIDRYANDSVCKLLVGNKCDLVENKVVDTQTAKAFADELGIPFLETSAKDSINVEQAFLTMAGEIKKKMGNQPTANKSTGTVQMKGQPIQQNSNCCG, from the exons ATGAGCAACGACTA cGATTATTTGTTCAAGCTTTTGCTAATCGGGGACTCCTCCGTCGGAAAATCCTGTTTGCTCCTCAGATTCGCG GACGATTCCTATGTTGACAGCTACATAAGTACCATCGGAGTTGATTTT AAAATCAGAACTGTGGAACTGGATGGGAAGACAATCAAGCTGCAGATT TGGGACACTGCTGGACAGGAGCGGTTCAGGACTATAACAAGCAGTTACTACCGAGGAGCACATGGAATAATT ATTGTCTATGATGTTACCGAGATGGAAAGTTTCAATAATGTCAAGCAGTGGTTGAATGAAATCGATAGATATGCAAATGACAGTGTGTGCAAGCTTCTAGTTGGGAATAAGTGTGATTTGGTTGAGAACAAGGTCGTGGACACACAAACAGCAAAG GCATTTGCAGATGAGCTTGGGATCCCTTTCCTTGAGACAAGTGCTAAAGACTCTATCAATGTGGAACAAGCTTTCTTGACCATGGCTGGCGAGATCAAGAAGAA aatgGGCAACCAACCAACTGCAAACAAGTCAACAGGAACTGTTCAAATGAAGGGGCAGCCAATCCAGCAGAACAGCAACTGTTGTGGATAA